The region ACCTACCCCGATGTTTACTTCCGCTGCTTCAACCAGACCTGTACGGTGTTCGTGCTGATGCGGGCTTCCTCAGCGATCACCCTGACGGATCCGCCGGCGTCTTTGGCTGCGTAGACGGCGGCGCGTAGTTCAGCGTCGGCTTCGGCTCGTTTCTCGCCGGCTTCCCGGAGGCGCTGCAGTGCAGGCTCGGGCGGGTATTCGCGGCGGCGTGGCACGTCCACAGGTTAGGGCACCTTCCCCCGGGTGTGGCAATTCCGCTACACCACGACACCCGGATGGGGGTATCGTAGCGCTTCTGATACGGAATGCGACAGGGGTGACTAGTTCCAGCACTCCTCCGATTTGTCTAGTGTTGCTTGACTTGTTTTGTCTAGTGATGTTAGACTATAGTCATGGCCAAAGAGGAAACCACCCGCAAGCTGACCAAGCGCCTCAAGGACGCTGGCTTCGTAGCAGTCCGCACCACGGGAAGCCACACGACCTATGTCAACGGCAAAGTCAGCGTCACCGTCCCGGATGGACACCGAATCATCTCGGCGGGCATCGTCCGCCAGGTCAACAAAGCAATCGAGGAGACACAACAGTGAACACCTACAAAGCCACCATCACCCGTGAGGGGAAGTGGTGGATGGTAGCCATTCCCGAGATCGACGGGCTCACCCAAGCGCGTCGGCTCTCAGAGGCACCCTTGATGGCCCGCGAGTACATCTCCGCCGCGACCGACCAGCCCCTCGACGAAGTCGAAGTGACCGCCAGCGTCGAGAGGGTCGGAGATCTCGTCAACATTTCGGACGCGCTCAACGACATCCGCAGCTCCCGAGCGGCTGCCGCCGTTCTGGAGGACCACGCCACGGTAGTGGCAACGTGGCTCGCTCAGTCTCTGGCGGCTCAGAACGTCACGGTCCGCGACATCGGCACCATCCTCGGGGTCTCATACCAACGCGCTCAGCAGCTCACAGCATCCGCGTCGGCTGACCCTGAAGTGAGCGGGCTCGGGGCGGCGCTCGTGGGTGCCCTAATCGCAGAGGTGGGCACCCACACCGCGGGACAATCCCGCCTGATGGATCGTCTCGCAAACGCAGGTGAGATCACCGTGCTCGGCGGCTCAGAATCGAAGGCCTCCGCTTATTGATCCGACGGCTCCCTGTCGGTGGCCGCGCTCTACCCTGTTCGCATGAGCAACACCCGACGAAAGGAAGACACATGGCTGATACAGCACCCCGGCCGCTCACGTTGATCGGTTCGAGCCTGCTCTCAAAGTGGGGGTTCGGCGACGGGGATGTAGTCGGTGATTGGTGGTGGGACGCGTACGACGACGAATGTCCAGCCGATCGGCACGAAGTCCTTCGCCTGCTGGTACGTGAGTTCCTCATCCCAGCCGCTCTCGACGCTGGACTAACAATCGACCTCTATGACATCGAGACGATTCACAACCCGATCCGGGCAAGGTCGGTGAACGGGGAGCCGGTCGAAGACCTGCCGTTTGAGGCAGAGCTGGACGAGGTGGTCGTCGCGATCTCGCCTCAAGCAGTCAAGGCAGCCGCCGAGCGAGTCTCTCTGGCTGGGATCGAGCCTACGATCAACCCATGAGCAACACCCGCACCAACGCTGACGGATTCCGCGGCGACTACCCCAAAGAAGACGACTGGGTCGTCGAGCTGTACCGCGCCAACGGCATGGAACCACCCTGGCTACTCGAATGGCGCGACGGGAAACCGATCGGACCCGCGCAACCACCAACACCACCCGTCCCCCGTCACGAAGCCTGAACTGGGGCGGACGGGTGAACCGTACTTTCTAGTAGGGTCTCCACAGTCACTCCTCACCCGCAAAGGCCCACATGTCCAACCTCGTCTGGTGCGGGATCACCATCCTGATCCTCGCCGCCACCACCGTCGGTGTGCGGTTCTACGCCCGCCCCGTGTTCTGGCTCTCCTTCTGGCACAACCTCGTCTGGGCTGCCGCGATGCTCGTCATCGGCTCCCCACTGGTCCACTACAAGACAGCGTCGTGGGGGCCCTGGCTCACCCTGATCACCGGACTCGTCGCGTTCAACGTCGGCGCAGTGGTGATCTGGCAGCTGCTCGAACGGCGCGGCCCCCAACGAAGCCGAATGCAGGAGCGGTGGCCGCTGTTCCGGCAGAACCCCGACTACCTCACCACCCGACCCGTCTTCTGGACCGTGGCCGGCCTTTACGCTGTCGGGTTCGCGTTCTACCTGATCAACATTCAGACCCGGTTCGGCATCGAGAACCTCGTCCTGCAGCCCACCATCATCCGCAAGGGCGCCGACGGGGTCTCCTACCTTGAGTCCCTCCCCCTGCCGGCGCGGATCCTGCTCTACCTGGGCCCGCTCGTGTTCGCGATGATCTGGTACACGCCCGCGTTGAACAAGCCGTTCAAGCCAATCCCCCGCGTCCTCCTCACCATCGTCGTCCTGCTGACGATGATCGCGATGCTGCAACGCTCCAACCTGTTCATCGCAATCCTCCTCACCTGCGCGCTCTACATCACCGGCCCGCTCGCGAAGCAGACGACCAGCCGCCGCAGCGACGGGTTCCTCGGGTCCGTGGCGAAGTGGTGGGATGTCGCACCGAAGGGTGTCCGCATCCTCGGCGGCCTCATGCTCCTCGGCGTCGTCGGCCTGATCGCGTTCCAGTCCGTCGGCATCAGCCTCGGGAAGACCGCCACCGTGGAAGTGAAGTCCGGTGCCGTGTCCTCGGCGATCGCGAAGACCGGCCTGGCGTCACCCGTGCAGTACTACACGGTCGGTGCGGTCGCGTTCCTCCGCCTGGTCGAAGAAACCGAGGGGCAGCCCGACACGTACGGTTCCTCGACCCTCGCCCTGCCACTGAAGTTCGTCCCAGGCATCAACCATGAAGAAGCCATCCGCGGGTACATCGACATCGGCGTCCGTACCAACGTGTACACCTGGCTCGAGCCCTACTACCGCGACTTCGGCTACGTCGGCGTCCTCCTCGGCAGCCTCGGCTACGGCCTCCTCGCAGGTTGGTTGTTCGTCACCCGACACCGGTCCACGACGCGGCTGTGGATCTCCGCCGCCGTGTTCGCGACCGTATTCCTCGCCCCGTTCGCGACCCGCCTCGACTCCGCACTCGTGTTCTCGATCATCCTCTCCATCGGCGTCATCGGGTTCGTCACACGGTGGCAACTGCAGCGACGCACACCGGCACCTGTTGAGGATCGCGAGCTCGTAGAGAGCCGCTGAAACGACGAAGAAGCCCCTCGACCCACCGTCTGGTGAGCCGAGGGGCTTCATTCGTACTTACTTGACGTCCGTTCAGGCTGTCTGCGCTTCCGGTAGTACACACCGACCGACCGACGGTACCGGGCGACAGTCGCGGCGTCGCACTCGACCAGTTCCGCCACCTCCCGGTCCGTCTTCCCCAGACGAACAAGGCGCAACACGATCGCGCGGAGGTGTTCAGGCAGCGGTGACGGCACGAACAGATCATGCCAGACCTACTCGAGTCTGATGCTGCCCCCGTCACGGATGATGACCTCCGGGGTATCTGTCACCCTGAGTTGCACCTGCTGATTCGCCGACACGACCACGGCGCCTGCAGAGTCAGCGTCCGGGCCGGCCAGGAGGATACGACCCCCCGCGCCGTCCATCGTGAGCGGCCGCCACTGCCCGCTGATGAACGCCTCCACCGGCCCGTGATCATCAGGCAGACCGTTGAACGTCCAATGGAAGTACTCACGTCCAGCACGAGGCAGATTCGTCATCGGGTTGCTCCTGTCACAGTGATCGGATTCCGGGATGCTGGGCCAACCGTCACCGTCGACCCGTGAACGCTCGTCACAGTGAGGGAGTGACGGTACGGGCCCGATGCGGTGACCGTGATGTCACGTCGAACACCGTTGTCGAGCAGGAACCGCAGCACGGGCAGCACAGCAGCCAGCGTGCCGGTGTTCACCTGGACGGCGGTCATCGATGCCTGAGGCGCCGGGAGTACAGCGCTCAGCGCGGCCGAGTTGGTCGATGACCCGACCAGAGACGAACCTAAGAGAGGAGCAGTCGCACTCAAGACCGCCGCGTTGACCGATGCGCCCACGACGACGCCGACTGTGCGCGGCAGGGACGCATTGAGCGTCCCCGTGTTCGCTGAACCCGTATCCACCACCGATCCGACGAGACGCGGCAAAGTAGGTGCCAGGCTTCCGGTGTTCACCTGCGTTCCGACGACAGCGCCAGTCACCCGCGGGACAGCAGCACTCAGGGCGCCCTGATTCGTGACCGTGTCAACAATCGATGACATGACCAGCGGCAGCCTGCCCCCGACATATCCACTGTTGACCTGCGCCGCAACGATCGCACCCGCCAACGGCGGAACAGTCCCGCCGAGACTCCCCGGGTTCGTCGCCGTCCCCGCCACCGACCCGGTCAGCAGTGGCAGGCCGGCGGAAAGCGTCGCCGGGTTGCTCTGTGTGCCGCTCATAGCAGCCGTGGCGAGAGGCACCTGCGCGGAGGCAGACCCAACGTTAGTCTGCGTGCCGGTGACCGAACTGGTCAGTCGTGGCAGCGACGCCAAGACAGTGCCGGTGGTGCTCCCCGATGCGCCGTCCGTTGCGACGATGTCGACACCGAACCAAGCACCCGACGTTCCCGGAGTTGCCGACGCGAGACCGGGCGTCGCCGAATAGTTGAAGCGGCTCGACGTACCCGTAGCGACAGAGAACTGAGTCGTCGACTTCGGCCACGCAGACGCGACCGCCGTGTAGTTCTCCGACGCTGCAGGCAGGAAAACGCCGGGGATGTAGACCGTGGCACTCGTGAGCGCCAGAGGAGTGGTGAACGGGAGTACGTTCCACCCCGCAGCAAGAGTGACCGAGGGGCCAGTGGCGACCACCGTCCCCGTCGTGCTCCACAAGTACGGGGTGGCGGTCTTCCCAGCGACAGGGGCGTACCAGCGCACACCAGTCGCCGTCAGCCCCGACACGCTCACCGTCACAAGGAAGCCGACACTGAGGCCGCCGCCGCTCGACCCGTCATCCGATGCCGACCCGGGAGTTAGCAGCCCGGACGGGAACTGGTACGTCGTCATGCGTTGACCAGCTCATCGAGCCACATCCACACGGCACCGCTGTCAGTGGCGACCAAAGCAGCAAGCCGGAACCCCGTTGGCTTCAGCCCATTGGTGATAGCGGAGACCACGCCCGACCCGTCCGGGCCGACGACTGCATCCCCTACCTGAATCGCATGCATGACGTTCGCCTCTCGCGTGAGGCCCGCCTCGGGCGATCAACGGCGCGACCCTGTTGAGGCACCCGAGGCGGGACGGATCAGGTCAGGAGACGGGAACAGTGAACGTCGGCACGCCGAGATCCACCGGCACACCCGTGTTGATCGACGTCGACCCGAGAGTCATGTCCCCACCACCACCAGTGGCCGTGACAGTGCCATCGAAGATCGCGGTGCCTCCCGACGTCGCGACACGGAAGTACCCCGCCGTGCCGGACGCTGACGGGTTCGCCGCAGCCGGATCAGACGCCGTCAGCACACCACCAGACGACGTGAACGAACCCGACACCGGCACAGTGACCAGGAGCGTACCCGTCGCTGCCGTCTCCGGGGTGGCAGGCTTCGATCCGGAGTAGATCTTGATGGTCGAACTCGCGCCGATCGCGGTCGCGAGAGCGGAACCCATCGACTGCGCAGCCGCAGCGGTGAGGGACAGTGACATGGTTACTCCTCAGTGGTTGTGGTTGCAGCGGACTTGGGGACAGAACCGAGGCCGATACTCGTCAGCCACTCATTCACAGCCGGGATCGCCATCACACGGGACAGCGCACCCGCAACAGCAGTCACCGCGGCCGCGATACCGACCAGGTACAGGCGCAGCTCCGACTCGACCGGCAGGCCGAGAGCCTCGATGATCTCCGGCAGGACCAGCGCGAACCCAAGGAACGCGGGGATACCGACCTGAACGATGGTGCGAAGGACGCGCTGTCCCTTGTTGATGACTTCGGGCACTGCGAGGTGCTTGCTCATAGCTTCTCCTTGGTGTCTTCGAGCGTCGAACGCTCCTCATGGGTCAATGCGTTGTCGCCGCCGCGTTGGACTCGGTCGACGTAGTCGATGAACACAGCACGCACGCGGCGCAGTGTGTCCTCGACGATGATCCGGGCGCTGCGCTCGTACTCGAGCTTCTTCTCCACGCTTTCCAGCCGAGACCAGATCTCCGGGATGGTTGGCTCGCGCCTCGCCTTCGCGGAGCCGCGCTGATTCCACACAGCGAACCCACCAGTCACGAGGGCGCCGATCACGACGACCGCACCGGACACGTAAACGGGAAGGTTCGCATCGACACCGGCTGCAGCCATTTCAAACATGCGGCCTCCCTGTCCGGTGAATCAGCATCGCCGCCCTCGCACCAGGCAGCAGAGACAGGGTGATTGCCAGGATGGAGTACGCCGCCCTATCCGTGTCCCCCGCGAGAACCAACTGCACGGGAGCGACCGCGTACCCGATCAGCAGCGCGAACAACACAAGCACCGCCCACCGCTCCATCACCTCGAGACGAGGTGACGCGGAACCGATGATGCACGTCAGGCTCGCGACGATCAACGCGATCGACCAGAACGGCGTGTACCCCTCCCACGTGGTGATATCGAGCGACGGCGACGACGCCACGTACACCGTCACGCCGACGAACACGAACATGACGTACTTCAGGGTCAGCACCCACCGTGGAATCAGGATCGGTGACCGCCCCCATGTGATGAACTTCCGCACGAGAGTCCCCCTCTCAGGGTCGAGAGTGGGAACCGCTAGGACAGGCGACCCTGCAAAGCGATAGACGTAGGGATCGACAGCTTCTTCGCCACCAGAGGGGCGAGGGCTGCAGCCAACGCGTCCACGTCCACCACTGTCCCGCTCGCCGGGGTACTGCCACTCGGCGCATCACGGACGATAGGGCCGAACGATGCAAGCGAGTCGACCGGCTTCACCGCAACCTGCGCATCCGTGTAACCGAGGGTGTTCTTCAGCCAGTACTGGTAGTCCTTCTCTGCCTGCGCGGTCAGCGGGTAGCGGCTCGCGCGGTTGATGGAGAGGTAGTGGGTGGCGTCGCCTGTCTTGCCTGCGACGATCTCGTAGATGTTCGGCACGTCGTCCTCCGGTTTGCTCGGTGCGTTGGTGAAGGTGAGCGCGTTGTCTTTGAACGCGTTCGCGTCGATGCGGCCCCCGTTGCCGAGGTTCGCGCTGCTGGTGTACTGGTGGCCGCCGATCTGCGACTCGGGCCAGTCCCCGAGCGGGCGAGGAAATTCGAGAGGTGTCTGGTCATACCAGGCCACGAGTGCCTGCGCCCCCGTGGCGATCGTCTGTGTCCACGCATACTTCTGCTTCATCGGGGAACCAGATGCGTAGTGGAACACACGCCGCTTATCGCCGCCCACAGCGGCCTGAACCGTGCGGATCCAGATCGCCGCCTCCGCATCGGAATACATGTTCCCGTCGTCGAGGTGCTCGTTGTCGAGGACGAAGAAGTCGCCGGGTTGCGGGTTGCGGAGGTTGCGAACGAAGAACTCAGCAGCAGACACCGGGTCATGGCCGCCGGTCACCCAGTAGTGACCCACGATCATGCCCTGCCGACGCGCGTCGTCCACCCTCACCGGGTACGACGACGACACATACCGGGGGATGTTGTCGCCGCCGAGCTTGATGTACGCCGCTCGCACACCCTGCGACCAAGCCAACGCCCAATCGAACACGGGGTTGTTGCTCGACAGGTCAACGCCGAGAATGCTCATGGCTCCTCCTAGACCGTCTCGAACGAGTGCTCGAGCCACGCCACCGTCGGCGACGAACCCTGCGACGACAGCCACTGCACAGTCACCGCCCCATTGGTTTGGATCTGATAGGTGATGAAGCCAAAGTTCCCGCCGTTCGTGATCGCACATGCCGGCGTGACCATCGTCGCGTACGGACGGAACCCGACCGGGAGAGTCATCACCGTCTCACCAACACCGATCACGCCAGCGCTCTTCACGATCTGCGCGTTGATCCGGACCTCGCCGTCACGCTTCACAAACCGGTTTGAGATGCCCGCGCCACTGCCGAGCGTGTACGGGGTGTTCATGGTCGGCTGACCAGACTGGCGCGCGCTCGACAACATCATCCACTGCAGGTTGCTCAGACAGACGTACAGCGCTCCTGAGCCGTCGTCGTTGGCGAAAAACATGAGCCCGGGGTACTTCTGCGGGGCGACGAGCGCGTTCATCTCCGCGACCGTGCCCTCGCGCACGTTGCCCACAAGCTCGATCAGCTCCCGCAGCCGGTTCAGGTCAGCGACCGTCTGCGGTGTGGAGTTGAAGACGTCGAGACCCTTGAGGCTCGTCCCTTCGCTGTAACCCATTCGGTACCTCCTAGGCCCGGTATCGGATGCGCAGCGCCCCGGACATTCCGTCCGCCGCCACAGAGTTGAAGATGGTGTCGCCGCCGTGATTGACGCCGACACCGAGGTACCCGCCACCGGCTTTCAACGAGTCCCCCCACGACGTCGGAAGAGGGACAAACCCGCCACTTATCCCCACAGGCTGCTGAGGTCCGAACGAGGGCGCAGGAGCACCGCTGACACTGCTGAACCCGTGCAGCCCAAATATCGCCGGCGCACCATTCGTGCTGACGATGGACTGGAACACCTCGACCGACAGGATCGTCGCCGACCCGGGAATGGTGCCCGGGATTTTCGCCCCGTAAGCCCATATGCCCTGATTCGTGTCGCCTGCACGAACCTGCGGCGTCCACCAACGCCCTCGGTACGAGCCGGACTCCGTCGCGGTGAACACCTGTGTCCGCTCCTTGGGGCCGCCATCTGGCGCGCTGGGGACTTCGCCCGGCGTGGTCGGTGACGGCAAGGGGCCGACGACATAAGGGCCGTCGTTCCAGTAGAGCTTCACAAGGTCACCCACCCCGACGGTGAACCCGCATTGCGCGTCCACTTTCCCAAGCGAGGTGGAAACCGTTACCAGCGTGCCCGCGATCGACGTCACGGTTCCCTCACCTGGCCGCGGGATCGTGAACCCCATAACCAGCGGGTCTTTGCCGTCGATGGTGAGAATCCATACCGAGTCATTGACCTCGGGCAGGACCGTCATCCCCATATCGGCCGGTACGCGCCCGTCACCGAAGTCGACGATCGCGCGGTTGCCGTCCATGCCTCTGAAGAACCCCGCCTCACGCCGCACCGCTGACTTCCGGTTTAGCCCTCCGAGGACAGCGCCAGCGAGGGGATCCTGGCTAGCCATTGATCACCTCGACATTCATCGACTGCTTCATGGAGTCGTCGCGATTGATCGACCGGATCCGTCCGAGACGTGCCCCGCGACGCTCGCGAAGTTCGATCACGTCGCCACGCTCGCGGAGCGGGTTGAACGTCTCCACAACAGGCACCACGACAACACCGAGCCCGGCCGTGCGCTCAAGCTCACGGTTGACGTAGTCCTGCGCCTGCTGCGTGGTCGTGATGTAGTCCGAGGAGACGAATCGGGTCACCCGACCGAACGGGGACGGTGTCCCGTCCGGTTCCTTAGTTCGCAGCGGCCCACTGGTGATCTCCGCGGACGCGAGGATCATCTGCTGCTGGCCGGACTTCCCCCGGAACGCGATCCGGTTGTACGTCTCGTCAGCGTTCATCGCGTGCCCAACGGACACAAGAGAGCCCCCATCGCCGTCCTGCAGCGAGTCAACCGGGTCAGGCCACGCGTTGGGGCGGGCGCCCAGCGTGCCATCGGCGGTCACATGCGGGACCGCGTCGAGGATGTCGAGCAAATCAGCAACCGCATCCAAACGGTTCTCCTGGTACATCACGGCCCGACTGATCGCCGCGTCCGGAACGGAGCGGGTGATCTGAGCCCCTGTGATGCGGGCAACCTCATCCCACACTGATTTCAGCACGGTGGGGGCGGTGGGGACGTCGAACCGGTCCCGGTCGATCTTCGTGGTGAGTTCCTTGAACTCGAGCTCCACCACAGACCCGACGGTGATCAGTTCCGACCGGAACTCCATCTCCTGGTCCACAGCAGATGGCACATTGGTGATCGGAAACTGGCCCAGCTTCACTCGTGCGCTGGCGCGCTTCCCCACCGTCAGCACCGAGTACAGGTGCACTTCAGGTCCGAACGGTGACAGGGTGTCGCCGATCTGCCTCGGGCTGATCGACTTACCGAAGTCGTCCATCCACACGATCGTGAACGACCCGGACTGCTGGATCGCTGCGGCGCCGTCCTCCTTGTGCTCCGGACTCGTAATCGGCACACCCGCCAGTCGACGCTCACCGCCGTAGAAGATGTCCGCCTCGTAGTGGTGGTTGAACGACCCTTTGAGAACTGAAAGTTGTTCCTTGTCGTGGATCCTCATCCGGCGGCCCCCGCGAGGTCGTATGCCCGGTCGCGGTCCGTGTAAGTTGCGAACGCGGCGTCGGCGTCGTCGTAGGTGGCGAAGCTAGCGTCGATGTCGTCGTAGGACAGTAGCGGCACCACCAGGCCCGGATAGGGCGGCTCGACCTCATCCACGGTGCCCTGGAACGTGACCGCCGTGCCG is a window of Leifsonia williamsii DNA encoding:
- a CDS encoding type II toxin-antitoxin system HicA family toxin, which translates into the protein MAKEETTRKLTKRLKDAGFVAVRTTGSHTTYVNGKVSVTVPDGHRIISAGIVRQVNKAIEETQQ
- a CDS encoding oligosaccharide repeat unit polymerase; the protein is MSNLVWCGITILILAATTVGVRFYARPVFWLSFWHNLVWAAAMLVIGSPLVHYKTASWGPWLTLITGLVAFNVGAVVIWQLLERRGPQRSRMQERWPLFRQNPDYLTTRPVFWTVAGLYAVGFAFYLINIQTRFGIENLVLQPTIIRKGADGVSYLESLPLPARILLYLGPLVFAMIWYTPALNKPFKPIPRVLLTIVVLLTMIAMLQRSNLFIAILLTCALYITGPLAKQTTSRRSDGFLGSVAKWWDVAPKGVRILGGLMLLGVVGLIAFQSVGISLGKTATVEVKSGAVSSAIAKTGLASPVQYYTVGAVAFLRLVEETEGQPDTYGSSTLALPLKFVPGINHEEAIRGYIDIGVRTNVYTWLEPYYRDFGYVGVLLGSLGYGLLAGWLFVTRHRSTTRLWISAAVFATVFLAPFATRLDSALVFSIILSIGVIGFVTRWQLQRRTPAPVEDRELVESR
- a CDS encoding DUF4082 domain-containing protein, coding for MTTYQFPSGLLTPGSASDDGSSGGGLSVGFLVTVSVSGLTATGVRWYAPVAGKTATPYLWSTTGTVVATGPSVTLAAGWNVLPFTTPLALTSATVYIPGVFLPAASENYTAVASAWPKSTTQFSVATGTSSRFNYSATPGLASATPGTSGAWFGVDIVATDGASGSTTGTVLASLPRLTSSVTGTQTNVGSASAQVPLATAAMSGTQSNPATLSAGLPLLTGSVAGTATNPGSLGGTVPPLAGAIVAAQVNSGYVGGRLPLVMSSIVDTVTNQGALSAAVPRVTGAVVGTQVNTGSLAPTLPRLVGSVVDTGSANTGTLNASLPRTVGVVVGASVNAAVLSATAPLLGSSLVGSSTNSAALSAVLPAPQASMTAVQVNTGTLAAVLPVLRFLLDNGVRRDITVTASGPYRHSLTVTSVHGSTVTVGPASRNPITVTGATR
- a CDS encoding GH25 family lysozyme, which produces MSILGVDLSSNNPVFDWALAWSQGVRAAYIKLGGDNIPRYVSSSYPVRVDDARRQGMIVGHYWVTGGHDPVSAAEFFVRNLRNPQPGDFFVLDNEHLDDGNMYSDAEAAIWIRTVQAAVGGDKRRVFHYASGSPMKQKYAWTQTIATGAQALVAWYDQTPLEFPRPLGDWPESQIGGHQYTSSANLGNGGRIDANAFKDNALTFTNAPSKPEDDVPNIYEIVAGKTGDATHYLSINRASRYPLTAQAEKDYQYWLKNTLGYTDAQVAVKPVDSLASFGPIVRDAPSGSTPASGTVVDVDALAAALAPLVAKKLSIPTSIALQGRLS